One Lutra lutra chromosome 7, mLutLut1.2, whole genome shotgun sequence DNA window includes the following coding sequences:
- the CCDC32 gene encoding coiled-coil domain-containing protein 32 isoform X1 encodes MKMFESIDSTATRSGPDLWAEICSCLPNPDQEDGASNAFSDSFMDSYPAGTGQREAPEFAVQPATKPWAPLQDSEVYLATLEKKLKRIKGLNQEVTSKDMLRTLAQAKKECWDRFLQEKLASEFFVDGLDSDESTLEHFKRWLQPDKVAISTEEVQYLIPPESQVEKPAAGDKPAAAEQ; translated from the exons atgaaaatgtttgagaGCATTGACTCTACAGCCACAAGATCTGGCCCTGATCTTTGGGCTGAAATCTGTTCCTGTCTGCCAAATCCTGACCAAGAAGATGGTGCCAGCAATGCTTTCTCAGACTCCTTTATGGATTCTTACCCTGCGGGCACAGGCCAAAGGGAGGCTCCAGAGTTTGCTGTTCAGCCGGCTACAAAGCCTTGGGCTCCCTTACAGGATTCAGAAGTGTATTTAGCAACTCTAG AGAAGAAGCTGAAAAGAATCAAAGGTTTAAATCAGGAAGTGACTTCCAAGGACATGCTTCGAACCTTGGCCCAAGCCAAGAAGGAATGCTGGGATCGGTTCCTGCAGGAGAAGTTAGCATCAGAATTTTTTGTGGATGGACTTGATTCTGATGAGAG CACCTTGGAGCATTTCAAGAGGTGGCTCCAGCCAGATAAAGTAGCCATCAGTACAGAGGAGGTCCAGTATCTGATTCCTCCAGAGTCCCAGGTTGAGAAGCCAGCGGCTGGGGACAAGCCAGCAGCAGCGGAACAAtaa
- the CCDC32 gene encoding coiled-coil domain-containing protein 32 isoform X2, producing the protein MKMFESIDSTATRSGPDLWAEICSCLPNPDQEDGASNAFSDSFMDSYPAGTGQREAPEFAVQPATKPWAPLQDSEVYLATLEKKLKRIKGLNQEVTSKDMLRTLAQAKKECWDRFLQEKLASEFFVDGLDSDER; encoded by the exons atgaaaatgtttgagaGCATTGACTCTACAGCCACAAGATCTGGCCCTGATCTTTGGGCTGAAATCTGTTCCTGTCTGCCAAATCCTGACCAAGAAGATGGTGCCAGCAATGCTTTCTCAGACTCCTTTATGGATTCTTACCCTGCGGGCACAGGCCAAAGGGAGGCTCCAGAGTTTGCTGTTCAGCCGGCTACAAAGCCTTGGGCTCCCTTACAGGATTCAGAAGTGTATTTAGCAACTCTAG AGAAGAAGCTGAAAAGAATCAAAGGTTTAAATCAGGAAGTGACTTCCAAGGACATGCTTCGAACCTTGGCCCAAGCCAAGAAGGAATGCTGGGATCGGTTCCTGCAGGAGAAGTTAGCATCAGAATTTTTTGTGGATGGACTTGATTCTGATGAGAGGTAA
- the RPUSD2 gene encoding pseudouridylate synthase RPUSD2 encodes MWPGGCRWLPVLLQGYLNLGRLTSARTWGSCWGPMAETFSIGAEAVSGLRAPVQQNGDAGGDARGERTSGSPKPVDAGVEPPQEVGKQTPVSEEQAPVAPSGPGKRKKRRDATRERVVPPPKKRRAGVSFSDEHFAETSYYFEGGLRKVRPYYFDFRTYCKGRWVGHSLLHVFSTEFRAQPLAYYEAAVREGRLHLNEEPVQDLSIVLKDNDFLRNRVHRHEPPVTAEPVRLLAENEDVVVVDKPSSIPVHPCGRFRHNTVIFILGKEHQLKELHPLHRLDRLTSGVLMFAKTAAVSERIHEQVRDRQLEKEYVCRVEGEFPAEEVTCKEPILVVSYKVGVCRVDARGKPCETVFQRLSYNGHSSVVRCRPLTGRTHQIRVHLQFLGHPILNDPIYNSVAWGPSRGRGGHIPKTDEELLRDLVAEHQAKQSLDVLNLCEGDLSPGLIDSTAPSSELDKDHLEELAASAQKMDGAVEAAPQVLDTTALAPEKAAETDVVNQERDPLCAECRLVRQDPLPQDLVMFLHALRYKGPGFEYFSPMPAWAQDDWQED; translated from the exons ATGTGGCCGGGCGGCTGCCGGTGGCTCCCAGTTCTTCTACAAGGGTACCTCAACCTCGGGCGCCTCACCTCTGCCAGGACTTGGGGTAGTTGTTGGGGTCCGATGGCAGAAACATTCTCGATTGGGGCCGAGGCAGTGAGTGGGCTGAGGGCTCCGGTTCAACAAAACGGAGACGCAGGTGGCGACGCAAGGGGTGAGCGGACCTCCGGAAGCCCGAAGCCTGTGGACGCGGGAGTGGAGCCGCCCCAGGAGGTCGGGAAGCAGACCCCAGTGAGCGAGGAGCAGGCCCCGGTTGCCCCTTCGGGCCCAGGCAAGCGTAAGAAGCGACGGGACGCCACCAGGGAGCGCGTCGTGCCACCCCCGAAGAAGCGGCGGGCAGGGGTGAGCTTCAGCGATGAGCATTTTGCAGAGACCAGCTACTATTTCGAAGGCGGCCTGCGCAAAGTACGGCCTTATTACTTTGACTTCCGGACCTACTGCAAGGGCCGCTGGGTGGGCCACAGCTTGCTGCACGTCTTCAGCACCGAATTCcgagcccagcccctggcataCTATGAGGCCGCAGTCCGGGAGGGGCGCCTGCATCTCAACGAGGAGCCGGTACAGGACCTCAGCATTGTGCTCAAG GATAATGACTTCTTGAGGAACAGGGTGCACAGGCACGAGCCACCAGTCACAGCAGAGCCTGTCCGCCTGCTTGCTGAGAATGAGGATGTGGTGGTTGTAGACAAGCCTTCTTCCATTCCTGTCCACCCTTGTGGCCGCTTTCGACATAACACTGTCATCTTCATCCTGGGCAAGGAGCACCAACTCAAAGAGCTACACCCATTGCATCGGCTTGACCGCCTTACCTCGGGGGTCCTCATGTTTGCCAAGACAGCGGCTGTCTCAGAGAGGATTCATGAGCAGGTTCGGGACCGGCAG CTGGAGAAGGAGTACGTGTGCCGGGTAGAGGGGGAGTTCCCCGCTGAGGAAGTGACCTGCAAAGAGCCCATCTTGGTGGTGTCTTACAAGGTAGGGGTGTGCCGTGTAGATGCTCGGGGCAAGCCCTGTGAGACAGTGTTCCAGAGACTGAGCTACAATGGCCACTCCAGTGTGGTGCGGTGCCGGCCCCTCACAGGCCGCACTCACCAGATCCGAGTCCACCTCCAGTTCCTGGGCCACCCCATCCTCAATGACCCCATCTACAACTCAGTTGCGTGGGGTCCCTCTCGGGGCCGGGGCGGCCACATTCCCAAGACAGATGAGGAACTGCTTCGGGACCTTGTGGCAGAGCACCAGGCCAAACAGAGCCTGGATGTGCTAAATCTCTGTGAGGGCGATCTGTCCCCAGGACTCATAGACTCTACAGCTCCCTCCTCAGAGCTGGACAAGGACCACCTAGAAGAGTTGGCTGCATCTGCCCAGAAGATGGATGGAGCAGTTGAGGCAGCTCCTCAAGTTCTGGACACAACGGCCTTGGCACCAGAAAAGGCAGCTGAAACAGATGTTGTGAATCAAGAGAGAGACCCTCTCTGTGCAGAGTGCCGGCTGGTGCGCCAGGACCCCTTGCCCCAGGACCTTGTGATGTTCCTGCATGCTCTGCGCTATAAAGGGCCAGGGTTTGAGTACTTTTCACCGATGCCTGCCTGGGCACAGGATGATTGGCAAGAAGACTGA